One window of the Rhipicephalus sanguineus isolate Rsan-2018 chromosome 2, BIME_Rsan_1.4, whole genome shotgun sequence genome contains the following:
- the LOC119381125 gene encoding uncharacterized protein LOC119381125, with translation MGPRALVLVLLVGWCGRQLAAATPVYADQQGAAPPSHPDSQQPALDHQDAHSSGAVKQESTAIPHVPTQSATPSTALHVQSHAVNGVPHRSVTTLRPPTPTPPAAGVPQAAKTVASQKSQSAGESAAPEGRRRRPGGYNRPYYPQRPYRPYNRPGYQRPGYQRPGYQRPGYPSRYPYRPYLREYLVDPEFEPYDDPAYRGSSSLGYVLDAFVRVITRIASVGKTSKPSKKGSPATNGTTSTGPGTDVTSTGPPSVDNGDDSSLTSTPPQSPPGESIFYSIDDVTGPFKFLVALAEVPTGMHVPVDPPVDKKPWGAKQPALKPGSGYVGVIEDEEGEDMSTPSPTPAEVGEEELPPEEQGNDEPATPETHPPVYF, from the exons ATGGGCCCACGGGCCCTCGTCCTCGTACTGCTTGTCGGCTGGTGCGGCCGACAGCTGGCAGCAGCTACGCCTGTCTACGCCGACCAGCAAGGCGCCGCGCCCCCGAGCCATCCAGATTCCCAACAGCCCGCTCTGGATCACCAGGACGCGCATTCCTCCGGAGCGGTCAAGCAAGAGAGCACAGCCATACCTCACGTTCCCACGCAAAGTGCGACGCCTTCGACCGCACTCCACGTCCAGTCACACGCGGTCAACGGAGTTCCCCAC CGATCAGTGACGACCTTGAGACCCCCGACGCCAACTCCGCCGGCTGCCGGCGTTCCTCAAGCAGCCAAGACAGTAGCCTCGCAGAAATCCCAATCAGCCGGTGAGAGTGCGGCGCCAGAGGGACGCCGACGTCGTCCAGGTGGTTACAACAGGCCTTACTACCCGCAACGGCCGTACCGCCCTTACAACAGGCCTGGATACCAGAGACCCGGATATCAGAGGCCTGGATACCAGAGACCTGGCTATCCTTCACGGTACCCGTACCGGCCGTACCTGCGCGAATACCTCGTCGACCCGGAGTTCGAGCCGTACGACGACCCTGCCTACCGGGGATCTTCGAGCCTGGGCTACGTGCTGGACGCGTTCGTGCGCGTCATCACCCGAATAGCTTCCGTGGGCAAGACCAGCAAGCCCTCAAAAAAAG GTAGTCCGGCTACCAACGGCACAACAAGCACGGGACCGGGCACCGATGTCACTTCCACAGGACCACCATCGGTCGACAACGGCGACGACAGCAGCCTGACCTCGACGCCCCCGCAGTCGCCGCCAGGTGAGAGCATCTTCTACAGCATCGATGATGTGACCGGACCATTCAAGTTCCTGGTAGCTCTCGCCGAGGTACCCACTGGAATGCACGTGCCGGTTGATCCACCCGTCGACAAGAAGCCGTG GGGAGCCAAGCAGCCAGCATTGAAACCGGGCAGTGGTTACGTGGGCGTCATCGAAGACGAGGAAGGAGAAGACATGAGCACCCCGTCGCCGACGCCGGCGGAGGTCGGCGAAGAAGAGTTGCCTCCCGAGGAGCAGGGAAACGACGAACCGGCCACTCCAGAAACTCACCCACCGGTCTACTTTTAA